The genomic segment AGTGTAGGTTGTTGGCGTTGCCAATATACACTTCCTGTACGCCTTTGTTTATAGCGTTAAATGCATTTTGTAATTTTGGGATCATGCCTTCGTTTACCACGCCTGATTCCTTTAAATATTCAAACTCCTCGGATTTGATTGCCGGTATTACGGAGTTTTCGTCCGTAATGTCCCGGAGCACGCCATTTTTCTCAAAGCAGTAGACTAGCGATGTTTCATAAAGTGAAGCCAATGAAACTGCCAGCGAAGACGCGATCGTGTCTGCATTTGTATTCAGCAATTGACCCAGACCATTATGTGTTATCGCCGAGAATACAGGAACAAATCCGGCTTCCAAAAATTTCTTGATCGCCAGTGTATTGACAGAATCATGCAATAAATCTCCGACAAAGCCGTAGTCAATATCTTTAACTGGTCGCTTTATCGCCTTGATAACGTCGCCATCGGCGCCAGAAAGGCCCACTGCGTCGCATTTTAATTTTTGCAGTTTAGCTACAATCGTCTTATTTGTCAAGCCTGCATACACCATAGTTACCACGCGTAACATATCCTCGTCGGTCACTCTTCGCCCCTCGACCATTTGCGCTTGTATACCCAATTCGTTCGCTAAGCGGGTAGCGATCTTACCGCCACCATGCACCAAAATTTTTTTCCCTGATAATGCGGAGAATTTTTCCAGGAAGGAATCCAGCTGACTTTCATCATCTATAACATTTCCGCCGATTTTTATAATATTTAATACACTATTTGCCATTACGCAACTTTTCCCTATAAAATAGTTTTTCCAATAATCAAAAGGTTAGGATTTATCCTAGCTCTTCCAGCATACGTTTTAAGACAACCTGAGCCGCCCAGACACGATTGCTCGCTTCTTTAATAACCAGTGAATTTGGCCCATCCAAAATCTCCGATGACAGCTCAAGATCCCGTCGTACAGGCAGACAATGCATGACTTTAGCACTGTTTGTCACGGCTAACTTTTCATTGTCCATCATCCAGTCTTCATCCACCGTATACACTTCGCCATACTCCTCATAAGACGACCAATTTTTCACATAGACAAAATCGGCCCCCTTTAGACTTTCATTCAGATTAGTTGATATGGTCGCTCCTTTAGTAAAGTCGTCGCTCAGTTCGTAGCCCATGGGCTGTGCGATTGTAAAGTCCACCAATCCTTCTTCCTGAGCTTTGCACATCCATTCAGCAAATGAGTTTGGCACAGCTTGAGGTAAGGCTTTCACATGCGGTGCCCACGCCAATACGACCTTTGGTCTGGCCACATTCTTATGCTCAGTAATCGTGATCATATCCGTCAGACTCTGCAGTGGGTGGCGCGTGGCGCTCTCAAGGGAAACGACAGGCACGCCGCAATACTTAATGAATTTATTAAACAGATCTTCACTATAGTCTTCTTCGCGATCTTTTAGCTTTGGAAAGGAACGCAATCCAAGAATATCACAGTACTCTCCCATTACTGCTGCTGCTTCACGAATATGCTCCACTGTACTGCCATTCATAACAATACCGTCCTGAGTCTCCAAAGCCCAACCGTCTTTGTCCATATTCATCACCATCACATTCATACCCAGATTCATCGCCGCTTTTTGCGTACTCAAACGCGTACGCAAACTAGGATTTAAAAACACCAGCCCCAGAGTCTTGTGCTTACCAAGCTCCTGAAAATCAAAAGGTGATGACTTTAACGCCAAGGCTTCTTGCACAACATCCGCTACGCTGTCAACGTCCTTAACAGAGAAAAACTTTTTCATCAATGTAATTATCTATATGAGTGTCTTCTAAACAGCTAAGCTAGTTTCACTCCATTTATATTAATGTTAACCCATACCATTCGCCGCCCCATCTTAAATAACGGATACAGCAACATCATAGTATATTACAGTACTGTAACAGCCTTTAATTGCTGTTGTAGAGCCGACAGAAACTGATCGGCATGCTGTTTGGTGATATTCAATGCCGGTAGTAAGCGTATAACGTTCGGCTTGGCTTCACCAGTGAAAATGCGATCCTTTAATAGCAGGTCTTTTTTAACATGCGCCAAAGAAGCGGGCAATTCAATCCCAATCATCAGCCCTCGGCCACGGACCTCAACGATATCGTCAATTTTCTTCAGTTCATCGATAAGATATTGTCCAACCTGCAGTGCGTTCTCCATCAGGTTATCCTGCCTAATCACTTCCAGTACGGCCAATGCCGCAGCGCAGGCTAGGTGGTTACCGCCGAAAGTCGTACCCAGGCTACCATGAACAGCTTTAAATTTCGGAGATATACTTATTGCTCCGATGGGGAATCCATTGCCCATACCCTTCGCCATCGTATAAATATCGGCCTCCACCCCTGAATAGTCCTGTGCATAGAAAAGACCCGTCCGGCCATAACCACATTGTACCTCATCCGCTATAAATACCGCATTATACTGATTACATAGCGAGCGGATCAATTGGAGAAATGGAATAGAAGCTTCCCTTATCCCGCCAACACCCTGAATACTCTCAATAATCACAGCCGAGATCTCGTCGCCATAGGTGCCGAAAGCGTCCTGAAGAGCTTTTTCATCATTAAATGGCAGAAATATCACATTTTCAGTTTCATTAACAGGCGCCACTATATTCGGATTATCTGTAGCAGCTACGGCCAATGAGGTCCTTCCATGAAAGGATTTCGAAAAAGCGATCACCTTTCGTCTCTTATTATAGAAAGAAGCAAGTTTCAACGCATTTTCATTCGCTTCGGCTCCGGAGTTACAAAGAAATAAATCATAATCCATCTTGCCAGAAACCTCTCCAAGTAATCGAGCCAGTTCACGCTGAATTGGAATCTCCACAGAGTTCGAGTAAAAGCCAATACGGTTCAACTGATCCGTGATACGCTTTACATAATGTGGGTGGGTATGGCCGATTGAAATCACGGCATGCCCTCCATACAAGTCCAAATAAGCATTTCCTTCGGCATCCCACACCGTAGACCCACTAGCCTTAACTATGTTAATGGGATTAATGGGATAAACATCAAATGGTTTCATCTTAATGAATTATAGATTGATAAACGAAATAGCTAGCATCAGAAAAGCGATCAGATTTTAGCATTACAAATATATCAGTTATAACGGTAGGATTGGCTATAAAATAAAAAAAGTCCCCTTAAAAAGGAGACTTTTTTTATTTTATAGAACAGAGCAACTATTATTCTCCGTCAACTTTTTCTTCACCTTCAACCTCAGCTTTCACTTCAGCAGGAGCTTCCGTTTCAGCAGGCGCAGGAGCAGCAGCTTTTTTACCACCACGGCGGCGAGTAGCTTTTTTCTCAGCAGCAGCAGCTTTTTTACCGTAGATTTCGTTGTAATCAACCAGCTCGATGAAAGCCATTTCCGCATTATCACCTAAACGGTTTTCCATTTTGATGATACGCGTATAACCACCTGGACGGTTAGCTACTTTTTCAGATATTTCGCGGAATAAGATAGAAACTGCATCTTTATCTTTCAAGTAAGCGAATACTGTACGACGAGAGTGAGTCGTATCGTTTTTAGATTTAGTAATCAAAGGCTCAACATAGGTACGTAACGCTTTAGCTTTAGCCAAAGTAGTAGTAATACGTTTGTGTTTGATCAATGACGTTGCCATGTTAGCCAACATTGCTTTTCTATGGCTATCCGTGCGGCCTAAGTGATTTACTTTTTTTCCGTGTCTCATTTTGGATTTTATTATACTAATCGTACCGTTTTTGTATGTAAACTATGGAAATACTCCCATAGGATTGGCCAAAAGGAATTACGACTAGTGGTCGCTTAATAATTTATTATTCTTCGTCTAATTTATATTTGGCTAAGTTCATTCCGAATGACAAACCTTTCGATTTTACCAATTCCTGAATTTCACTTAACGATTTTTTACCGAAGTTTCTGAATTTCAGCATATCAGCTACGTCGTATGTTACCAACTCAGCCAATGTACGGATATCAGCAGCTTTCAAGCAGTTCAATGCACGAACTGAAAGATCAAGATCTACTAATTCTGTTTTCAAGATCTTACGCATATGTAAGATTTCCTCATCAACAACCTTAGTTTCCTCTTTCGTTTGAGACTCAAGAAGCATATTCTCGTCGGAGAATAAAATAAAGTGTTGAATCAAAATCTTAGCAGCCTCTTTCAAAGCCTCTTCGGGGTGAATTGAGCCATCTGTAGAGATATCCAACAACAATTTCTCATAGTCGGTTTTTTGCTCTACACGGTAATTCTCAATGGTATATTTAACATTCTTAATCGGAGTAAAGATCGAATCGATTGCGATAACACCAACTGGAGCATCGGCAACCTTGTTCTCATCTGCATTTACGTATCCACGACCTTTAGCAATACTCAATTCCAATTCAATTGTCACTGAGTTATCCATATTACAGATTACTAAGTCTGGGTTTAAGACAGTAAAGTTATTAGAGAATTTTGTGATATCACCAGCTAAGAATTGTTCTTGACCATTGATTACTACAAATACCTTTTCGCTGTCGCCAATCTCACCTGTTTTTTTGAAAC from the Sphingobacterium thalpophilum genome contains:
- the argB gene encoding acetylglutamate kinase, encoding MANSVLNIIKIGGNVIDDESQLDSFLEKFSALSGKKILVHGGGKIATRLANELGIQAQMVEGRRVTDEDMLRVVTMVYAGLTNKTIVAKLQKLKCDAVGLSGADGDVIKAIKRPVKDIDYGFVGDLLHDSVNTLAIKKFLEAGFVPVFSAITHNGLGQLLNTNADTIASSLAVSLASLYETSLVYCFEKNGVLRDITDENSVIPAIKSEEFEYLKESGVVNEGMIPKLQNAFNAINKGVQEVYIGNANNLHLFQQGQFGTCLTLK
- a CDS encoding acetylornithine carbamoyltransferase — encoded protein: MKKFFSVKDVDSVADVVQEALALKSSPFDFQELGKHKTLGLVFLNPSLRTRLSTQKAAMNLGMNVMVMNMDKDGWALETQDGIVMNGSTVEHIREAAAVMGEYCDILGLRSFPKLKDREEDYSEDLFNKFIKYCGVPVVSLESATRHPLQSLTDMITITEHKNVARPKVVLAWAPHVKALPQAVPNSFAEWMCKAQEEGLVDFTIAQPMGYELSDDFTKGATISTNLNESLKGADFVYVKNWSSYEEYGEVYTVDEDWMMDNEKLAVTNSAKVMHCLPVRRDLELSSEILDGPNSLVIKEASNRVWAAQVVLKRMLEELG
- a CDS encoding aspartate aminotransferase family protein, with translation MKPFDVYPINPINIVKASGSTVWDAEGNAYLDLYGGHAVISIGHTHPHYVKRITDQLNRIGFYSNSVEIPIQRELARLLGEVSGKMDYDLFLCNSGAEANENALKLASFYNKRRKVIAFSKSFHGRTSLAVAATDNPNIVAPVNETENVIFLPFNDEKALQDAFGTYGDEISAVIIESIQGVGGIREASIPFLQLIRSLCNQYNAVFIADEVQCGYGRTGLFYAQDYSGVEADIYTMAKGMGNGFPIGAISISPKFKAVHGSLGTTFGGNHLACAAALAVLEVIRQDNLMENALQVGQYLIDELKKIDDIVEVRGRGLMIGIELPASLAHVKKDLLLKDRIFTGEAKPNVIRLLPALNITKQHADQFLSALQQQLKAVTVL
- the rplQ gene encoding 50S ribosomal protein L17, which gives rise to MRHGKKVNHLGRTDSHRKAMLANMATSLIKHKRITTTLAKAKALRTYVEPLITKSKNDTTHSRRTVFAYLKDKDAVSILFREISEKVANRPGGYTRIIKMENRLGDNAEMAFIELVDYNEIYGKKAAAAEKKATRRRGGKKAAAPAPAETEAPAEVKAEVEGEEKVDGE
- a CDS encoding DNA-directed RNA polymerase subunit alpha — its product is MAILAFQRPDKVIMQKSTDFDGTFEFRPLEPGFGVTIGNALRRILLSSLEGYAITSIRFSGVSHEFSTIKGVVEDVTEIILNLKQIRFKKTGEIGDSEKVFVVINGQEQFLAGDITKFSNNFTVLNPDLVICNMDNSVTIELELSIAKGRGYVNADENKVADAPVGVIAIDSIFTPIKNVKYTIENYRVEQKTDYEKLLLDISTDGSIHPEEALKEAAKILIQHFILFSDENMLLESQTKEETKVVDEEILHMRKILKTELVDLDLSVRALNCLKAADIRTLAELVTYDVADMLKFRNFGKKSLSEIQELVKSKGLSFGMNLAKYKLDEE